A single Corynebacterium stationis DNA region contains:
- a CDS encoding multicopper oxidase domain-containing protein, whose protein sequence is MTQNLMANSSPNRPNQPAAGGSKKRAEWAAWLVIALAIAAVVILIVTTMTPSSGGDAGLPREGQAQHQNDRSVVSTGEVVELDVEVEGMAFVPNSVEIAAGDSLKITFTNTGDQVHDLKIGNDETGRVNPGNTAVLETAPIGESIQGYCTIVGHHSQGMVFDVTVTGTATGTATGNAAGNAAGEHNHEVVAGDNPHVTVPSMAELGTQREGFKAFDASLKPAPSTTVHEYTWVATEEKREVAPGIEQVQWLFNGQAPGPTLRGTIGDTFRITLRNEGTMGHSLDFHAGEISPDQAMATIQPGEEVVYEFTARRAGIWMYHCATMPMSLHIANGMAGAVIIDPPADSELALADVDAEYAMIASEIFLGESEVGADPQRVANGEFDLMAFNYYPSQYALEPLQAKVGDTIRMWIMNVGPDEPLSFHVVGEVFDTVFTEGAYTVRDTAETGSQALSLLPAQGGFAEMTFDEPGTYTFVNHVMTRAEKGQSGSIVVVK, encoded by the coding sequence ATGACACAAAACCTTATGGCTAATTCTTCACCCAACAGGCCGAATCAGCCTGCCGCGGGTGGTAGCAAAAAGCGCGCTGAATGGGCAGCGTGGTTAGTCATCGCTCTTGCAATTGCCGCTGTGGTCATTTTGATTGTCACCACCATGACGCCTTCTTCGGGTGGAGATGCGGGCCTGCCCAGAGAGGGACAGGCCCAGCACCAAAACGATCGGTCTGTTGTATCCACCGGTGAGGTTGTAGAACTCGACGTTGAGGTCGAAGGCATGGCTTTTGTGCCTAATTCAGTAGAGATTGCAGCAGGAGACAGCCTCAAAATCACCTTTACCAATACCGGCGACCAGGTCCATGATCTAAAAATTGGCAATGATGAAACCGGGCGCGTGAACCCCGGCAATACGGCAGTGCTAGAAACTGCGCCCATTGGGGAAAGCATCCAAGGATATTGCACAATTGTCGGTCATCACTCCCAAGGCATGGTCTTCGATGTCACTGTCACAGGCACAGCCACAGGGACAGCGACGGGGAATGCCGCAGGAAATGCCGCAGGCGAACACAATCATGAGGTGGTGGCGGGGGATAACCCACACGTGACGGTGCCGAGCATGGCGGAGTTGGGAACACAACGCGAAGGCTTTAAAGCTTTTGATGCCAGCTTAAAACCAGCGCCGAGCACAACCGTGCACGAATACACCTGGGTGGCTACAGAAGAAAAGCGTGAAGTTGCACCAGGGATTGAACAGGTACAGTGGCTTTTCAACGGCCAAGCACCAGGACCTACCTTGCGCGGCACGATAGGAGATACTTTCCGCATCACCCTGCGTAACGAAGGAACGATGGGGCACTCCCTGGACTTTCACGCCGGTGAAATCAGCCCAGATCAGGCAATGGCCACTATTCAACCCGGCGAAGAAGTAGTTTATGAGTTCACGGCACGCCGGGCTGGCATCTGGATGTATCACTGCGCCACGATGCCGATGAGCTTGCACATCGCTAATGGTATGGCTGGAGCAGTCATTATTGACCCGCCGGCAGATTCAGAACTTGCGCTGGCGGATGTTGATGCGGAATACGCAATGATTGCTTCAGAGATCTTCTTAGGAGAATCTGAAGTCGGCGCAGATCCACAGCGCGTTGCGAATGGCGAATTCGACCTCATGGCTTTTAACTACTATCCATCGCAATACGCGTTGGAGCCATTGCAGGCGAAAGTGGGAGACACGATCCGAATGTGGATTATGAATGTTGGTCCCGATGAGCCGTTGAGTTTCCATGTGGTGGGCGAGGTCTTTGACACCGTATTTACCGAAGGCGCGTATACGGTGCGCGATACGGCCGAAACCGGTTCCCAAGCCCTGTCGCTGCTGCCAGCCCAGGGCGGTTTTGCGGAAATGACCTTCGACGAACCCGGAACCTATACCTTTGTTAATCACGTAATGACCCGCGCTGAGAAAGGTCAGAGCGGGTCAATCGTGGTCGTAAAATGA
- a CDS encoding beta-carotene 15,15'-monooxygenase, which produces MHIAMPNSGMPQQGKSLHAGPVGVTDVSLKARGRWHTIVFGLISVWLVCGIGLVIASNFGATIAWWAIVHSFTLGVVTTAILTYSLHFAEALTRQPTSSYQPIMVRISLVQVGLIVLLLDTTTGTWSMLSDIGATLVTIVAGWHLWVIFRMLRTSLSTNFAATVPFYLAALAFLITAVVVAVVASHGVGDYTRMIAIHSRLTIWGFAWLTVLGTIMTLLPTLTSTKIPPQVMKRCTFALSLHSGGLIAACGFYAASWNTGAGISQLFMVVAAVLIMQPLLAGIFAKNQRLRAAAISVMAGVIWLVALCAADAVCVGLGQETREITRALAPAFLGAGLLQLVTGVLLHLLPTLRGGGNHVVTAARQYADLGGWARLGLINFGAVLTLISPSQVPASTAVQAGLILIALGIAGHIGVLLSALIRAHH; this is translated from the coding sequence GTGCACATAGCAATGCCTAATTCAGGGATGCCGCAGCAAGGAAAAAGTCTTCATGCAGGCCCCGTTGGCGTAACCGATGTGTCTTTGAAAGCACGCGGGCGTTGGCACACCATTGTCTTTGGCCTGATTTCAGTGTGGTTGGTGTGCGGAATTGGCTTGGTGATAGCCAGTAATTTTGGAGCAACGATTGCCTGGTGGGCCATTGTCCACTCCTTCACATTGGGAGTGGTGACCACAGCGATTTTGACCTATTCGCTGCACTTTGCCGAAGCACTCACGCGGCAGCCTACCTCTTCTTACCAGCCGATTATGGTGCGCATTAGCCTGGTGCAAGTAGGGCTTATTGTGCTTTTGCTCGACACCACAACAGGCACGTGGTCGATGCTTTCTGATATTGGTGCCACACTTGTCACCATTGTTGCGGGGTGGCATCTGTGGGTTATCTTTCGCATGCTGCGGACGTCACTGTCGACGAATTTTGCTGCCACGGTGCCGTTTTATCTCGCTGCCTTGGCTTTTCTCATCACCGCGGTAGTGGTGGCAGTCGTGGCGAGTCATGGCGTGGGCGATTACACCCGCATGATCGCAATTCATTCCCGCTTAACCATTTGGGGATTCGCGTGGCTGACTGTCTTGGGCACGATCATGACCTTGTTGCCGACGCTGACCTCGACGAAGATTCCGCCCCAAGTGATGAAACGCTGTACGTTTGCGCTTTCATTACACAGCGGCGGACTTATTGCGGCGTGCGGCTTTTATGCTGCTAGCTGGAATACCGGGGCGGGCATCTCGCAGCTTTTCATGGTGGTTGCTGCAGTACTTATCATGCAGCCATTGCTAGCCGGAATCTTTGCGAAGAACCAACGACTGCGCGCTGCCGCGATTTCTGTCATGGCAGGAGTCATTTGGCTGGTTGCGCTGTGTGCTGCCGATGCCGTCTGTGTCGGCTTGGGGCAAGAAACCAGAGAAATTACGCGTGCGCTAGCCCCAGCTTTTCTTGGCGCAGGTTTGCTGCAATTGGTCACCGGGGTATTGCTCCATCTATTACCCACCTTGCGCGGGGGCGGAAATCATGTGGTGACAGCTGCACGCCAATATGCCGATTTAGGCGGCTGGGCGCGGCTGGGGCTTATCAACTTCGGCGCCGTGCTGACACTGATATCCCCATCGCAGGTTCCGGCATCGACAGCCGTGCAGGCAGGACTCATACTCATCGCATTAGGGATTGCCGGACATATAGGCGTCCTGCTCAGTGCGTTAATTAGAGCTCATCATTAA
- the narJ gene encoding nitrate reductase molybdenum cofactor assembly chaperone, which produces MGIFDKLKLLPGAGKFTISSPHHHSHLPPLDHDTLAGYGTPAGMGASGGAKDVERTSRATISAQVGAADPRRTHTGRIPAELITPVAVTEHQRRTVAMAVSVLLQYPDENFHDTVAAVEQHVEDLPQAISEDFREFFSWAYSASLRDVEEHYVETFDQRRRCSLFLSYYAVGDTRQRGMAILAFGEQLRSLGFDFDENDELPDHLCVVLEALGLSEGSSHEQAVEFVASYRDGLEVLRAALEHTDSPYVSLIIAVCRALPRVDAEIAQKYVDLIRTGPPAEVVGIADLPFPTVQPDDL; this is translated from the coding sequence ATGGGTATTTTCGACAAGCTCAAGCTCCTGCCTGGTGCAGGAAAATTCACGATCTCTTCCCCACATCATCACTCACACCTACCTCCCCTAGACCACGACACTTTGGCAGGCTACGGCACACCCGCTGGCATGGGTGCGTCTGGCGGCGCCAAAGATGTCGAGCGCACCAGCCGCGCCACCATCAGTGCGCAAGTAGGCGCTGCCGATCCCAGGCGTACCCACACCGGCCGGATTCCGGCCGAGCTGATCACACCAGTTGCGGTAACTGAACACCAGCGCCGCACCGTCGCCATGGCAGTGTCTGTCCTGCTGCAGTACCCGGACGAGAATTTCCATGACACCGTCGCAGCGGTTGAACAGCACGTAGAGGATCTCCCTCAGGCGATCTCCGAGGATTTCCGCGAGTTCTTCAGCTGGGCGTATTCCGCTAGTTTGCGCGATGTCGAAGAGCACTACGTGGAAACCTTTGACCAGCGCCGTCGCTGTTCGCTGTTTCTTTCCTACTACGCAGTTGGCGATACTCGCCAGCGCGGAATGGCCATTTTGGCTTTCGGCGAGCAGCTGCGTTCGCTGGGCTTCGACTTTGATGAAAATGATGAGCTGCCAGACCACCTCTGCGTGGTGCTAGAGGCCCTCGGGCTTTCGGAAGGTTCATCGCATGAGCAGGCCGTGGAGTTTGTGGCCAGCTACCGGGACGGACTGGAAGTTCTCCGTGCTGCCTTAGAGCACACGGATTCGCCTTATGTCTCCCTCATCATTGCTGTGTGCCGCGCATTGCCGCGTGTCGATGCAGAGATCGCCCAGAAATACGTGGACCTAATCCGTACCGGCCCGCCCGCAGAGGTTGTGGGTATTGCCGATCTTCCATTCCCGACCGTCCAACCAGACGATCTATAA
- the narI gene encoding respiratory nitrate reductase subunit gamma: MEYFENFLWGAFPWLAIVAFFVGIFWRWRTDQFGWTTHSSQIYESKLLRMSSPLFHWGMVFVIVGHLMGLAIPKSWTRSVGISDHFYHLIATYPGALAAIATVLGLVGLIYRRVVNRSVFLATSRSDKVMYIFLGGAILSGTIATFSLQLFDTLGTNGYDYRETISPWLRNLLIFNIQPELMSNVPWQFKVHVLAGFTLIAVWPFTRLVHAFSAPVGYVTRPYVVYRSRDTRTTDMRSHVAWEPVRSPASQLDRNSERRGNSDRSRPPRSS, translated from the coding sequence ATGGAATACTTTGAAAATTTCCTCTGGGGCGCGTTCCCATGGCTGGCCATCGTCGCATTCTTCGTCGGTATCTTTTGGCGTTGGCGCACTGACCAGTTTGGCTGGACAACGCACTCTTCGCAAATCTATGAATCCAAACTGCTGCGCATGTCTTCGCCACTGTTTCACTGGGGCATGGTCTTCGTTATCGTCGGACACCTAATGGGCCTGGCCATTCCGAAGTCCTGGACTCGTTCGGTAGGGATTTCGGACCACTTTTACCACTTGATTGCCACTTATCCCGGCGCGCTGGCCGCGATTGCCACGGTTCTAGGCCTGGTCGGTTTGATCTATCGTCGCGTGGTTAATCGTTCGGTATTTTTGGCCACGTCTCGCTCAGACAAAGTTATGTACATCTTTTTGGGTGGAGCTATCTTATCGGGCACGATTGCTACATTCTCCTTGCAGCTTTTCGATACTTTGGGCACCAACGGCTATGACTACCGCGAAACCATTTCGCCGTGGCTGCGTAACCTGTTGATTTTCAACATCCAGCCTGAGCTCATGTCGAATGTCCCGTGGCAGTTTAAGGTCCATGTCCTGGCTGGCTTTACCTTGATAGCGGTGTGGCCATTTACTCGCCTGGTCCACGCATTCTCAGCACCAGTTGGTTATGTCACGCGTCCTTATGTGGTCTACCGCTCGCGTGATACCCGCACCACCGATATGCGTTCCCACGTTGCGTGGGAGCCAGTGCGATCTCCTGCTTCACAGCTAGACCGCAACTCCGAGCGCCGCGGCAACTCCGACCGCAGCCGCCCACCGCGCTCTTCCTAG
- the narH gene encoding nitrate reductase subunit beta translates to MKVMAQIAMIMNLDKCIGCHTCSVTCKQAWTNREGTEYIWFNNVETRPGVGYPRTWEDQEKWQGGWSLTGSGKLKPKAGGRIKKLLTLFHNPNLPTIHDYYEPWTYQYEDLMGAKAGQKTQPTAKPVSQIDGREINKIEWSSNWDDNLGGSTATMDSDPVLNKMNIAVKKQIEDSFMFYLPRICEHCINPTCVSSCPSGAMYKRAEDGIVLVDQDQCRGWRMCVSGCPYKKVYFNHKTGKAEKCTLCYPRLEVGQPTVCSETCVGRLRYLGVIFYDADRVAEAASVPDEKDLLEAQKSILLDPNDPEVIEGAKREGIPHSWIDAAQQSPIYDMIFKYEVALPLHPEYRTLPMVWYVPPLSPVVDEITAAGYDGEDHKLLFSTLANMRIPLDYLAGLFSAGDTVPVEKSLRRLVAMRSYMRDINLGNEPQEEIAEAVGMTGKQIQEMYRLLAIAKYDDRYVIPTASPETPRGIADLDPFGDTDPTRAMDKAFADLGMGAPEACSSHGGGESGKVSLLSWTGDRPDGMFPPRREEES, encoded by the coding sequence ATGAAGGTAATGGCACAAATCGCCATGATCATGAACCTGGACAAGTGCATTGGTTGCCACACTTGTTCGGTGACATGTAAGCAGGCGTGGACCAACCGCGAAGGCACTGAATACATCTGGTTCAACAACGTTGAAACCCGCCCTGGTGTGGGCTACCCACGCACCTGGGAAGATCAGGAAAAGTGGCAAGGTGGCTGGAGCTTAACCGGCAGCGGCAAGCTCAAGCCCAAGGCCGGTGGCCGCATCAAGAAGCTGCTCACCTTGTTCCACAACCCGAACTTGCCCACCATCCATGACTACTACGAGCCATGGACCTATCAGTATGAAGATTTGATGGGTGCTAAGGCGGGTCAGAAAACCCAGCCCACGGCGAAGCCCGTATCCCAAATTGATGGCCGCGAAATCAACAAGATTGAATGGTCCTCTAACTGGGACGACAACCTCGGTGGCTCCACCGCCACCATGGATAGTGACCCGGTGCTCAACAAGATGAATATCGCGGTCAAAAAGCAGATTGAAGACTCCTTCATGTTCTATCTGCCGCGTATTTGTGAACACTGCATAAACCCGACGTGTGTTTCCTCCTGTCCTTCGGGTGCGATGTACAAGCGCGCTGAAGACGGCATCGTCCTTGTAGACCAGGACCAGTGCCGCGGCTGGCGCATGTGTGTTTCTGGCTGTCCTTATAAGAAGGTTTACTTCAACCACAAGACCGGCAAGGCTGAAAAATGTACCTTGTGCTACCCGCGCTTGGAAGTTGGCCAGCCAACTGTGTGTTCGGAAACCTGCGTCGGCCGTCTGCGCTACCTAGGTGTTATCTTCTACGACGCCGACCGCGTTGCAGAAGCAGCGTCTGTACCCGATGAGAAGGACCTTCTGGAAGCTCAAAAGTCCATCTTGTTAGACCCCAATGACCCTGAGGTCATCGAGGGCGCCAAGCGTGAGGGAATCCCGCACTCCTGGATTGATGCAGCACAGCAGTCGCCTATCTACGACATGATCTTCAAATACGAGGTCGCGCTTCCCTTGCACCCCGAGTACCGCACCTTGCCTATGGTTTGGTACGTTCCGCCTCTGTCTCCAGTAGTCGATGAAATCACCGCCGCGGGCTATGACGGCGAAGACCATAAGCTGCTGTTTTCAACGTTGGCGAATATGCGCATCCCGCTGGATTATCTGGCAGGACTTTTCAGCGCCGGCGATACCGTCCCGGTGGAGAAATCCCTGCGTCGTCTCGTCGCCATGCGGTCCTATATGCGCGATATCAACCTCGGCAATGAGCCGCAGGAAGAAATCGCCGAAGCAGTTGGTATGACCGGTAAGCAGATTCAGGAAATGTATCGTCTGCTGGCTATTGCCAAGTACGACGACCGCTACGTCATCCCTACTGCTTCGCCTGAAACCCCGCGCGGCATTGCTGACCTGGATCCCTTCGGTGACACTGACCCGACCCGCGCGATGGACAAGGCCTTTGCGGATTTGGGCATGGGCGCACCTGAAGCATGTTCCAGCCACGGTGGCGGCGAATCCGGCAAGGTATCGCTATTGTCCTGGACCGGTGACCGCCCTGATGGCATGTTCCCACCACGGCGTGAGGAAGAAAGCTAA
- a CDS encoding MarR family transcriptional regulator, with the protein MTSSAATSSSRVPRSSSDLFPESLGLSPKQRKVLDALHEFPQGAKISEIAEMLDSHVNTVRSHLDELIAKDAVQVMPAPAQGRGRPSFVFHVRAPKTETIAEEYVSLIGVLTSMLVDQENLTPETYAQALNVGRQWAQTMEKKDPKGAAPVGVSTEKDALESLFAKLRDLGFDPSPPAGDLDSAQGSDLDLHACPLTVNGTRPHPFVCAVHEGFLGHLTDADVDPRLRLELHPLSRPGVCSINLSTHRGQASGPTAEE; encoded by the coding sequence ATGACCAGCAGTGCTGCGACTTCTTCCTCGCGCGTCCCCCGCTCCAGCTCTGATCTGTTCCCCGAGTCTTTGGGATTATCACCCAAACAGCGCAAAGTCCTAGACGCGCTGCACGAATTCCCCCAAGGCGCGAAGATTTCAGAGATCGCCGAAATGCTGGACTCGCACGTCAACACTGTACGCAGCCACCTCGACGAGCTCATTGCCAAAGATGCAGTTCAGGTCATGCCCGCGCCAGCCCAGGGCCGCGGCCGTCCGTCGTTTGTATTCCACGTTCGTGCACCAAAGACTGAAACCATCGCCGAAGAGTATGTCTCTCTCATCGGCGTGCTCACCAGCATGCTGGTGGACCAAGAAAACTTGACCCCGGAAACCTATGCGCAAGCACTCAACGTTGGCCGCCAGTGGGCCCAGACCATGGAGAAAAAGGATCCCAAAGGCGCAGCTCCTGTCGGAGTTAGTACAGAAAAGGACGCCTTAGAATCCCTATTTGCCAAGCTTCGAGACCTCGGCTTCGATCCATCACCACCGGCAGGCGATTTAGATTCCGCGCAAGGTTCCGACCTTGATTTGCACGCTTGTCCACTGACCGTCAATGGCACACGTCCGCATCCTTTCGTGTGCGCCGTGCACGAAGGTTTCTTGGGACATCTCACCGATGCCGACGTCGATCCGCGCTTGCGCCTTGAGCTACACCCATTATCACGTCCTGGCGTGTGTTCCATTAACCTCAGCACGCATCGTGGCCAAGCATCCGGGCCGACTGCAGAAGAATAA
- a CDS encoding nitrate reductase subunit alpha, giving the protein MTKATTSSSRTSRSSTNSLFEMGSHLRKGTSGSGGQQLFLQGGRQADVFYRNRWAFDKMVRSTHGVNCTGSCSWKVYVKDGVITWESQAVDYPTNGNDMPEYEPRGCPRGASFSWYTYSPTRIRYPYARGVLVDMYREAKERLKDPVLAWREIQQDPEKRNAYISQRGKGGLIRINYEEAIEMAAAAHVYTIREYGPDRINGFTVIPAMSQVSYGAGTRFLEMIGGVALSFYDWYADLPPASPQTFGDQTDVPESGDWYNSSYLMMWGSNIPVTRTPDAHFMVEARYRGTKVVVVSPDFADNTVHADEWARINPGTDAALAFSMGHVILKTFHVDRQEPYFLNYMRKFTDSAFLVALEENTDEAHSSTSGETTYTPGKFLTASQLEGDEYAELRASANATHRTLMMETDGKIVDPGGTVADRWDESTSRWNLSLEGVDPVMSIAETDSFGTAEVLFPRFDLDAKPEEVGTGRPIGAGVVHRGVPYREINGVKYTTVFDIMLAHYGVNRPELNLPGSWPEDFHDATEVGTPAWQETLTGVPANAAIRIGREFAQNAADSEGRSQIIMGAGVNHYFHADTIYRTFLALTSMCGTQGVNGGGWAHYVGQEKLRPMNGWQQWAMATDWQRPPRHMVTTAFYYFGTEQWRYDNTQASHLGSPLAQRGSIGSKMVSDTMAESMRRGWMPAYPQFNRNSLLLADEAEKAGMDVKEYIPQQLQSGELGFAYDDPSAEENWPRILLNWRTNLMGSSAKGTEYFLRHLLGVDSDATAQELAEGERPETIKWHEKAPQGKLDLMLTTDFRNTSTTLVSDIVLPAATWYEKHDMSSTDMHPYLHSFNAAINPPWEARTDFEVFRDLSASLSALSVRWLGTQRDVVTQPSHHDSPDELGMPNGVVPDVEKQGYIPGVTMPKLAVVERDYTKIYEKWSHLGPLTAKAGTAVHGTKFDVSKQVKELELICGTSETSMGELVDLSRDTKVIDAILHLSGVSNGEVAANGFDYLSSRTGKDLSPLAASDQDVRISWDTIKERPTQIITSPEWTADKRNNRRYTAFSINVEFDKPWHTLTGRMHYYIDHDWFMDYGESLPVFRPPLDHLHLHGEFNPGETFNNNGEVEISLRYLTTHNKWSIHSQYFDNLHVLSISRGGQVVWMSNKDAEKIGVADNEWVEVYNRNGVVSARAIVSHRIPEGTMIMNHAQERTVGTPLNEHTGRRGGTHNSLTRILIKPVHIAGGYGQLTYHFNYIGPTGNNRDEVTRVRRRSQEVQY; this is encoded by the coding sequence ATGACTAAAGCAACCACAAGTTCTTCCAGAACTTCACGTAGCTCCACAAACTCACTGTTTGAGATGGGTTCCCACCTGCGCAAGGGAACCTCCGGCTCCGGCGGACAGCAGCTATTTTTACAAGGCGGCCGCCAAGCTGATGTCTTCTACCGCAACCGCTGGGCTTTCGACAAGATGGTTCGCTCCACCCATGGCGTAAACTGCACCGGCTCTTGCTCGTGGAAGGTCTATGTCAAAGACGGCGTCATCACGTGGGAATCACAGGCGGTTGACTACCCCACCAACGGCAATGACATGCCCGAATATGAACCCCGCGGCTGTCCTCGTGGCGCATCCTTTTCCTGGTACACCTACTCGCCCACGCGTATTCGCTACCCTTATGCCCGCGGCGTGCTGGTGGATATGTACCGCGAGGCCAAAGAACGCCTGAAGGATCCGGTGCTGGCGTGGCGGGAAATCCAGCAAGATCCGGAAAAGCGCAATGCATATATCAGCCAGCGCGGCAAGGGTGGACTCATTCGTATTAACTACGAAGAAGCCATTGAAATGGCAGCGGCAGCACACGTCTACACCATCCGTGAATACGGCCCCGACCGCATCAACGGCTTCACCGTTATTCCGGCAATGTCCCAGGTCTCCTACGGTGCGGGCACACGCTTTTTGGAGATGATTGGCGGCGTGGCGCTGTCCTTCTACGACTGGTATGCCGACTTGCCACCGGCTTCCCCGCAGACCTTCGGTGACCAGACCGACGTGCCGGAATCTGGTGACTGGTACAACTCCTCATATCTGATGATGTGGGGCTCCAATATCCCAGTCACCCGTACCCCGGACGCGCACTTCATGGTCGAGGCCCGTTACCGCGGCACCAAGGTCGTTGTAGTCTCCCCTGACTTTGCTGATAACACTGTGCACGCTGATGAGTGGGCACGTATTAACCCAGGTACAGACGCAGCGCTCGCCTTTTCCATGGGTCATGTCATCTTGAAGACTTTCCATGTCGACCGCCAGGAACCATACTTCCTCAACTACATGCGCAAGTTCACGGACTCCGCGTTCCTCGTGGCTCTGGAAGAAAACACCGATGAAGCACACTCCAGCACTTCCGGTGAAACCACCTACACCCCTGGCAAATTCCTCACCGCCAGCCAATTGGAAGGTGATGAGTACGCCGAGCTGCGCGCATCGGCGAACGCAACCCACCGCACCCTGATGATGGAAACCGACGGCAAGATTGTCGATCCAGGCGGCACCGTTGCCGACCGCTGGGATGAATCCACTTCCCGTTGGAACCTCTCACTCGAAGGCGTCGACCCAGTCATGTCCATTGCGGAGACTGATAGCTTCGGTACCGCAGAGGTACTCTTCCCGCGCTTTGATCTTGATGCCAAGCCAGAAGAAGTCGGCACCGGCCGCCCCATCGGCGCCGGCGTTGTGCACCGCGGTGTTCCCTACCGTGAGATCAACGGCGTTAAATACACCACGGTCTTTGACATCATGCTCGCGCACTATGGTGTTAACCGCCCTGAGCTGAACCTTCCGGGTAGCTGGCCAGAGGACTTCCACGACGCGACTGAGGTCGGAACCCCAGCGTGGCAGGAAACCCTAACCGGTGTGCCAGCCAATGCCGCTATCCGTATCGGCCGCGAGTTCGCGCAAAATGCCGCGGATTCTGAAGGCCGCTCCCAGATCATTATGGGTGCTGGTGTTAACCACTACTTCCACGCGGATACCATCTACCGCACATTCTTGGCGTTGACCTCGATGTGTGGCACCCAAGGTGTCAACGGTGGTGGCTGGGCGCACTACGTCGGCCAGGAAAAGCTGCGCCCAATGAATGGTTGGCAGCAATGGGCGATGGCCACAGACTGGCAACGCCCACCGCGCCACATGGTGACCACGGCCTTCTACTACTTCGGCACTGAGCAATGGCGCTATGACAACACCCAAGCATCGCACTTGGGATCACCGCTTGCGCAGCGTGGTTCGATTGGTTCGAAGATGGTCTCGGACACGATGGCCGAATCCATGCGTCGCGGTTGGATGCCGGCGTATCCACAGTTCAACCGCAATTCACTGTTGCTTGCCGATGAAGCCGAGAAGGCAGGCATGGATGTCAAGGAATACATCCCGCAACAACTGCAATCTGGTGAACTGGGCTTTGCTTACGATGACCCCTCGGCCGAAGAAAACTGGCCACGCATCTTGCTCAACTGGCGCACCAACCTCATGGGTTCTTCCGCAAAGGGTACGGAATACTTCCTGCGTCACTTACTCGGAGTGGACTCTGATGCCACCGCGCAGGAGTTAGCGGAGGGCGAGCGCCCGGAGACCATTAAATGGCATGAGAAGGCGCCGCAAGGAAAGCTCGATTTGATGCTGACCACGGACTTCCGCAATACCTCCACCACCTTGGTCTCCGACATCGTGTTGCCGGCTGCAACATGGTACGAAAAGCACGACATGTCATCGACAGACATGCACCCCTACCTGCACTCTTTCAACGCGGCTATCAACCCGCCGTGGGAAGCTCGCACCGACTTTGAAGTCTTCCGCGATCTCTCTGCATCGTTGTCTGCGCTCTCTGTGCGCTGGCTGGGCACCCAACGTGACGTGGTGACCCAACCAAGCCACCATGACAGCCCGGATGAATTGGGCATGCCAAATGGCGTGGTACCTGACGTCGAAAAGCAAGGCTATATTCCAGGTGTCACCATGCCGAAGCTTGCTGTGGTGGAGCGCGACTACACGAAGATTTATGAAAAGTGGTCGCACTTGGGTCCTTTGACCGCCAAGGCAGGAACTGCCGTTCACGGCACCAAGTTCGATGTCAGCAAGCAGGTCAAAGAACTTGAGCTCATATGTGGAACCTCAGAGACCTCCATGGGTGAACTTGTTGATTTGTCGAGGGACACCAAGGTCATCGACGCCATCTTGCACTTATCGGGTGTCTCCAACGGTGAGGTTGCTGCCAACGGCTTTGACTACCTGTCCTCACGTACCGGCAAAGATCTCTCGCCTTTGGCCGCATCCGATCAGGACGTCCGCATTTCCTGGGACACGATTAAAGAACGCCCGACCCAGATCATCACGTCGCCGGAGTGGACGGCAGATAAGCGCAACAACCGCCGGTACACCGCCTTTTCCATCAACGTGGAATTCGATAAGCCATGGCACACCTTGACCGGTCGCATGCACTACTACATCGACCACGACTGGTTTATGGACTACGGCGAATCACTTCCGGTCTTCCGTCCGCCGCTGGATCACCTGCACCTGCACGGTGAATTCAACCCAGGGGAAACCTTCAACAACAACGGCGAAGTGGAAATTTCACTGCGCTATCTGACCACCCACAACAAGTGGTCTATCCACTCGCAATACTTTGACAACCTGCATGTCCTGTCCATTTCCCGTGGTGGCCAGGTCGTGTGGATGTCGAATAAGGATGCCGAGAAGATTGGTGTCGCGGACAACGAATGGGTCGAAGTCTACAACCGCAACGGTGTAGTCAGTGCTCGTGCAATTGTCTCCCACCGCATTCCCGAAGGCACGATGATCATGAACCACGCCCAGGAACGCACCGTGGGCACCCCGCTCAATGAGCACACCGGCCGCCGCGGCGGCACGCACAACTCTCTGACGCGCATTCTCATCAAGCCTGTACATATCGCTGGCGGCTATGGCCAGCTGACCTATCACTTCAACTACATCGGTCCAACCGGTAATAACCGCGACGAAGTTACCCGTGTTCGTCGCCGCTCCCAGGAGGTGCAGTACTAA